Within Nitrospirota bacterium, the genomic segment GGAGCTGTTTCCTGAGTTCCGGGGAGAGGTTCTCGATGACCGAGAACAGGGAGCTCATTCCCTCCGCCTGAAGCCCCGTCTTCCCTCTGCCTTTGAGGTAAGACGTGATGAACCTCTCATAGGATTGAGGGGCCTCCCCGCCGGGCGCCGTTTGGTTGATGAGTGCGGCCACCTCCTCCGCGGGGGCGCCCAGGAGGGCCTCGTGGGCCTCCTCCGAGACCAGGGTGCCTTCCAGCATGCCCCTTGCGTATGTTTCCCAGAGGGCGGACCTTTCCGTCTCGCCGGAGGCCGTGCCTTCGACGAAGGTAAAGTGGGAGTAATCGATGGGGGTGAGGCGTATCCTGGCGAGTCCACGCTCCCGGCCCAGGTCCGCCAGCCCCTGGCCGGGCGGGACGGCGTTGTCTGTGAGCAGCTCGTTCAGGACGGTCAGTTCCTCCTCGCTCAAGCCTTTCAGGAACGTGACGCTGGCGATCCCCCTCTCGTGGAAGCTCAAGGCGCATTCTCGATAGACAGGGTTTTTCTTGTCCAGGGCGTATTCGTCCACCATCAGGCAGTCTTCGGCGATACCCAGGGTGATGGCGTCCCGAAGCTCGAAGAGTTTCCCGAAGAGGTCGTGCGCCCGGAGGATGGAGCTCCTGATGGCCGCATGCCCCGGAGGGTAGAGGCCCACGTTCCGCCGGGAGATGTTGAACTCGACGACGGCCTCCGAGAGGAGTCGGGCGTCCAGCGGGAGCTTCTCGGCCTGAGGCTCCTCCAGGGGTTCCTGGCGGCCTTCGTCCCTATCCATGCACCAATGAAAAGAGGGCGAAGAAGCTACCCGCCGCTCCTCGCCGCCTGAGGTCTGTACCGGCAACCCACAAAATCACATTAAAATGTGGCACATGCTGCTGAAAATTGCAAGAGCCATCCTCACCCCGGGTGCAGCCGGATTTTCCCAGGGTTTTATGTATAATATTGACTTATTTTGTTCCTGCGGGAGGTGCTCGTGAGCTTTGCCGTCACATGTGCGCTCATGTTCGTTTTCTGGCTGCTTCTGTCGGGGCATCTGGACGTTTTCCATATCGTAAACGGCATCGCGAGCAGCCTCCTGGTGGCATTTTTCTCCCACGACCTCCTGGTGCCCCCGGGCTCCCGGCTGGGCCGCGGGCTGCGGAAGCTCGTCCGGTTTCTGGCCTATCTGCCCTGGCTCCTCTGGCAGGTGGTGAAGGCCAACCTGGAGGTGGCCTACGTGACTCTTCACCCCCGCCTTCCCATCGAGCCCTCTGTCATCCGGTTCGATACGAGGCTCAGGGAAGCCCTGGGCATCACCACCCTGGCCAATTCCATAACGCTCACGCCGGGCACGGTCACCATCGAGGCCACGCGGGAGGGGACCTTCCTGGTGCACACCATCTCCAGGAGCGCGGCCCAATCCCTCCTGGCCGGAGAGATGCCCCGCCGGGTGGAGCGGATAGAGAGGGGAGATGTTTGAGGCGGCTGCCCTCGTCCTCATTCTTGCCATCTTCTTGGTCCTGTACCGGGCCATCCGCGGGCCCCTCGTCTACGACCGCGTCCTGGCCGTCAACATGATGGGAACCAAGACCGTCGTCCTCATCGCCTTGATAGGGTTCATCTACGGGAGGCCCCAGTTTCTGGACATAGCCCTGGTGTACGCCCTCATCAATTTCATAGCCACCCTGGCGTTTCTGAAATACACGGAGACGGGAGGGCTGGACTGATGCACTGGCGGCTCGTCCTGACGGGGGCGTTTCTGGCCATCGGGTGCTTCTTCGTGGCCGTGGCCGCTGTGGGCGTGGTGCGGATGCCCGATTTCTACACGAGAATGCACCCGGCGGGGAAGAACGACACCCTGGGGCAGGCCATGATTCTTCTGGGCTTGGTTGTTCATGAAGGGCTCTCGCTGGTGAGCGTCAAGCTCCTCATGGTCATCGTCTTCATTTATATAGCGAGCCCCACGGCCACCTTTGCCATAGCGAAGGCCGCCCACGTGGCGGGGGTGAAGCCCTGGGCGCGGGGAGAGAAGAGGCGTTGATGGATGTCCTTCTCCTGGTGCTCCTGGTCGTATGCGCCGTGGCGGCGGTCTCCTTGAAAGACCTGCTCTCGGCGGGGATGGTCCTGTCGGCCTACAGCCTCCTGATGGCCCTGGTCTGGACGCGGCTCAATGCCGTGGACGTGGCCTTCACCGAGGCCTCGGTGGGTGCGGGCATCACGACGGTCCTGCTCATCGCCGCCGTCAGCAGGACCGCACGGCGAGAGGAGGCGAACCCCCTGGAGCGCCACTCCAAGAGGGTCTTCCTCATCATGTGCATCACGGCCCTGGTCCTGGTGTACGGGACTCTGGACATGCCCCACTTCGGCGACCCCGACGCCCCGGCCTACCGGCACGTGGCCCCGCGGTACATCGAGGATGCCGAGGAGGAGACCGGGGTGGTCAACATGGTTACCGCCGTACTGGCCAGCTACAGGGGGTACGACACCCTGGGGGAGACCACCGTCATATTCACGGCCGGCATCGGGGTGATTCTTCTGTTGAGGAGGGTCTCGGATGAATGAGCGGCCCGGTGTGGACATCATCAGGCGCACGGTCTCGGGGGTGGTTATCCCGTTCATCCAGCTTTTCGGCTTCTATGTCATCGTCCACGGCGACAGCGGGCCCGGGGGAGGCTTCCAGGGCGGGGTCATCCTGGGGGCAAGCGTCATCCTGTACTGCCTGGCTTTCGGCCTCCGGGAGGCCCGCGCGCACATGGCCAGGAGGACAAGCGACATCCTGGACAGCGCGGGCGTGCTCATTTACGCCGGAGTGGGCCTGGCCGCCCTGGCCCTGGGAGGGGCCTTCCTTCAATACAACGTCCTTCCGCTGGGAGACCCTCATTTTGCGAGCCATATCGGCATCTTCATCATCGAAGTGGGCGTGGGCATCACCGTTTCGGGGGTGATGATAACCATATTTTTCGCCACGGCCGACCGGGGGAGCGGGGAGGGCGGCGAGTGAGCCCCTTTTCCCTGTTCACCACGGAATACCCTTATCTTTTCTACATAGTCCTCGCCATGGTGGGTTTCTACGCCATGATAGCCAAGAACAACCTCATCAAGAAGATCATCGGGATGAATATCTTTCAGACGGCCGTTTTCCTCTTCTATATCGCCATGGGCAAGGTCGAGGGCGGCACGGCGCCCATCCTCTGGGCGGGGGCCACGAGGTACGACAACCCCCTGCCCCACGTCCTCATCCTCACGGCCATCGTCGTTTCGGTGAGCACCACGGCGGTGGCCTTCGCCCTCATTGTGAGGATTTACCGCGCCTTCGGCACCATAGAGGAGGACCGCATTCTGGAGAGGAAGCGCAAAAAGGGAGAGCTGCCGTGAGGCTGGTCGAGGACTTCCCCGTCCTGGTGGTCGTGGTGCCCCTGGTGACGGCCGTGCTCATCCCCCTTTTGCGGCTCCTCCGGCGGGACCTAGGATACTGGGCGGCACTGGCCGCCTCGGCGGCCTCCTTTGTCCTGTCCCTGTTTCTGCTCCGTGGGGTGCTCGCCCACGGCCGCATCAGCTACTGGCTGGGGGGATGGCAGCCCCCCTGGGGAATCGAGTACGTCGTGGACTACCTCAACGGATTCGTCCTGGTGGTGGTGTCCTTTATTGCCGTGCTGGTGGCCTTCTACTGCAAGAAGAGTATCGAGGCGGAGATTCCCTCCGGCCGTCTGGGGGTCTTCTACAGCGCCTTCATGCTTCTGGTGGCCGGCCTTCTGGGTATCGTCATAACCGGGGATATCTTCAACCTCTACGTCTTCATCGAGATAAGCTCGCTGGCCAGTTACACCCTCATCGCCTCCGGCAGGCGCAACGAGGCGCTCACGGCAAGCTACAACTATCTCATCCTCGGCACCATAGGGGCCACCTTCATCCTCCTCGGGGTGGGCCACCTCTACATGGTCACCGGCACCCTGAACATGGCCGACCTGTCGCACCGCCTGCCGGAGCTTTACGGCTCGACGGTGGTGCTGACGGCCTTCGCTTTCTTCTCGGTGGGCCTGAGCCTCAAGCTCGCCCTCTTTCCGCTCCATGTCTGGATGCCCGACGCCTATGCCACCGCCCCCTCTCCGGTAAGCGCCATCCTGGCCGCCACTTCCACGAAGGTGGGGGCCTATGCCCTTCTGCGAGTGATGTTCAGCGTGTTCAGCCCCAGGTTCGACGCCGAGGTGGTCCCTTTCATGTCCATTCTCGTGGTCCTGGGCTCCGTGGCCGTCCTGGCTGGCTCGGTCCTGGCCATCGCCCAGAGGGACATCAAGAGGATGCTGGCGTACTCGAGCGTGGGACAGATTGGCTACATCGTCCTGGGCGCCGCCATGGCCAACCGGACGGCCATGACCGGCAGCCTGCTTCACATCCTGAACCACGCCCTCATGAAGGGGGCCCTGTTTCTGGTCGTAGGCGTGGTCGTCTACAGGACGGGCATCCTGCGGATTGCCGACCTGAGGGGGCTGGGCAGGAAAATGCCCCTCACCATGGGGGCCTTCACCGTGGCCGCGCTCTCCATGATAGGCGTTCCCCTGACGGTGGGCTTCGTGAGCAAATGGTACCTGGCCCTGGGCGCCCTGGAGGCCGGCATGTGGTACGTGGTGGCGGTCATCCTGCTCAGTTCGGTGCTGACCGCCGTATACTTCTGGCGCATCGTGGAGAGCATCTACTTCGGCGAGCCCGTGGCCGAGGAGTCCTGGGCCCCTGCCGGTCCAGAGGGGGCGGCTTCGGCCTCCGGCCGGGAAGCGCCGTGGAGCATGCTTCTTCCCACGCTAGTCATGGCGGGGCTCTGCGTGGTCTTCGGGATAGCGACCTCGGTGCCCGTTGAGGTCGCCCACAGGGCTGCCGACATGCTCCTTTCGCGGGGTCTATAGGGATGGCGAGCGTACAGTCCCCGCTGCCCCTCCTGGCCGTCCTGGTCTCCCTTGTGGGGGCCCTGCTCATACGCCTGTCCCGCGGACACCCCAACCTCAGGGAGACATGGACCATCCTGGCCGCGGTGGGCAAGTTCGCCATAGTGGCCTCCATGGTGCCCCTGGTGCTTCGGGGCGAGGAGCTTTCCTTCAGGCTTTTTGCCCTCTTCCCCGGCCTCGAAGTCGCCTTCAGGGTGGACGCCCTGGGTGTTTTTTTCGCGCTGACGGCCTCCTTCCTCTGGATAATCACCTCGTTTTACTCCATCGGCTACATGCGCGCCGAGGGCGAGCACGCCCAGACCCGGTACTTCGTCTGCTTCGCCGTGTCCCTCTCGGCGACCATGGGGGTGGCCTTCGCGGCCAACCTTCTGACCACCTTCATCTTCTACGAGGTGCTCACCCTGGTCACTTTCCCCCTGGTGGGGCACGAGGAAACCCCCGAGGCGATGCAGGGGGCCAGAAAGTACCTCGTCTATCTCCTGGGGACGTCCCTCCTTTTTCTGCTCTCCGCGGTGGTTTTCACCTACTGGGCCGCCGGAACCCTGGACTTCGCCCCGGGGGGGCTCTTCCCGGCTGCGGTCCAGCGGGGAGTGCTCATCGCCATATTCGTCCTGTTCGTTCTGGGGGTGGCCAAGGCGGCCATGATGCCGCTTCACTCCTGGCTGCCGGCGGCCATGGTGGCCCCCACGCCGGTGAGCGCGCTTCTTCACGCGGTGGCCGTGGTGAAGACCGGCGTTTTCGTGATGGTGAGGGTGGCCCTGTACGTCTTCGGCGCGGGGGTCCTCCGCGATATGGGACTGGGTACGGCGCTGGCCTACTATGCGTCCTTCACCATCGTCGTGGCGTCCCTCATCGCGCTCAAGCAGGACAACCTCAAGCTCCGCCTCGCCTATTCCACCGTAAGCCAGCTCTCCTACATCGTGCTCGGCGCCGCGCTCCTTTCGCCGTCGGCCATTACCGGGAGCGTGATGCACATCGTCCTTCACGCCTTCGGCAAGATAACCCTTTTCTTCACCGCCGGGGCCATTGCCGTGGCGACGCACAAGACCCGGGTCAGCGAGCTGGACGGCATCGGGCGGCGGATGCCCTTCACCATGGCGGCCTTCTCCCTGGGGGCCGTCTCCATGATAGGCATCCCGCCCCTGGGCGGGTTCATAAGCAAGTGGTACCTTGCGCAGGGGTCGGTGGAGGCCGCGGAGCCGGGCTTCCTCATCGTCCTGGCCGCAAGCACGGTCCTGAACGCCTGCTATTTCCTCCCCATCGTCCACCGGGCCTTCTTCAGGCCGCTGCCCGAGGGGGAGGCCGCGGGGCTTCGCGAGGCTCCCCTTTTCATGGTGGCTCCCCTGGTGCTGACCGCCCTGGGGGCGATGGCCCTGTTTTTCAGGCCCTCGCTCTTTCTGGACCTTGCCGGCATGGTAGCGGGAGGTGTGCTTGGCGGGGGATAGGGACGTGAAGAAAGGCCGGGTGATAGACTCGCCCCGGGCGGCCAGGGTCCTCAGGGCGGCCTTCTACGCCGTCCTCGCGATACTGCTGGTCCTGGGCTTCCTCGTCCCCGGGCACCCGGACTTCTCGTGGGAGCGGCTGCCGGGGTTCTTCGCCCTCTACGGGTTCATCTCCTGCGTGGTCATCATAGCGGTTTCCAAGATACTGGGGAAGCTCCTGCTCACCAGAAAGGAAGATTACTATGACTGGTAGCTGGGTGCCCCCGGCCATAATCTTCCTGGCCGCCGCTCTGGTGACCCCTTTCCTCCGGGGGGGCGTGAAGAAGTTCTTTCTCCTGGCCGTGCCCGTTGTGGCTTTCCTGAACGTCATGAACATGACGGAGGGGACGGCCTTCACGGCGCCCTTCCTCGGGCACGAGCTGGTGCTGGGGAGCGTGGACCGCCTGAGCCTGGTCTTCGGGTACGTCTTCGTCATCATGGCCTTCGCCGGAATGCTCTTCGCCCTGCACGTCAAGGGGCGCGGCGAGCACACGGCGGCCTTCTTCTACGTGGGAAGCTCCCTGGGAGTGGTCTTCGCGGGAGACATGCTGAGCCTTTTCATCTTCTGGGAGGCGATGGCCCTGGCCTCGGCCTATCTCATCTGGGGCAGGGGGACGAGGGCGTCGCAGTTCGCCGGGCTCAGGTACCTGGTGGTGCATTTCTCGGGAGGGCTGCTTCTCCTCTTCGGCATTGTGATGCGGTACTACGAGACGGGGAGCCTCGCCTTCGGATACATCGGCCTCACGGGGCTGGCCTCCTGGCTCATCCTGCTGGGCTTTGCCGTAAACGCCGCCATCCCGCCGCTTTCG encodes:
- a CDS encoding Na+/H+ antiporter subunit E, which encodes MSFAVTCALMFVFWLLLSGHLDVFHIVNGIASSLLVAFFSHDLLVPPGSRLGRGLRKLVRFLAYLPWLLWQVVKANLEVAYVTLHPRLPIEPSVIRFDTRLREALGITTLANSITLTPGTVTIEATREGTFLVHTISRSAAQSLLAGEMPRRVERIERGDV
- a CDS encoding cation:proton antiporter codes for the protein MFEAAALVLILAIFLVLYRAIRGPLVYDRVLAVNMMGTKTVVLIALIGFIYGRPQFLDIALVYALINFIATLAFLKYTETGGLD
- the mnhG gene encoding monovalent cation/H(+) antiporter subunit G, whose translation is MHWRLVLTGAFLAIGCFFVAVAAVGVVRMPDFYTRMHPAGKNDTLGQAMILLGLVVHEGLSLVSVKLLMVIVFIYIASPTATFAIAKAAHVAGVKPWARGEKRR
- a CDS encoding DUF4040 domain-containing protein gives rise to the protein MDVLLLVLLVVCAVAAVSLKDLLSAGMVLSAYSLLMALVWTRLNAVDVAFTEASVGAGITTVLLIAAVSRTARREEANPLERHSKRVFLIMCITALVLVYGTLDMPHFGDPDAPAYRHVAPRYIEDAEEETGVVNMVTAVLASYRGYDTLGETTVIFTAGIGVILLLRRVSDE
- a CDS encoding Na(+)/H(+) antiporter subunit B — encoded protein: MNERPGVDIIRRTVSGVVIPFIQLFGFYVIVHGDSGPGGGFQGGVILGASVILYCLAFGLREARAHMARRTSDILDSAGVLIYAGVGLAALALGGAFLQYNVLPLGDPHFASHIGIFIIEVGVGITVSGVMITIFFATADRGSGEGGE
- a CDS encoding cation:proton antiporter subunit C, translated to MSPFSLFTTEYPYLFYIVLAMVGFYAMIAKNNLIKKIIGMNIFQTAVFLFYIAMGKVEGGTAPILWAGATRYDNPLPHVLILTAIVVSVSTTAVAFALIVRIYRAFGTIEEDRILERKRKKGELP
- a CDS encoding monovalent cation/H+ antiporter subunit D family protein; this encodes MRLVEDFPVLVVVVPLVTAVLIPLLRLLRRDLGYWAALAASAASFVLSLFLLRGVLAHGRISYWLGGWQPPWGIEYVVDYLNGFVLVVVSFIAVLVAFYCKKSIEAEIPSGRLGVFYSAFMLLVAGLLGIVITGDIFNLYVFIEISSLASYTLIASGRRNEALTASYNYLILGTIGATFILLGVGHLYMVTGTLNMADLSHRLPELYGSTVVLTAFAFFSVGLSLKLALFPLHVWMPDAYATAPSPVSAILAATSTKVGAYALLRVMFSVFSPRFDAEVVPFMSILVVLGSVAVLAGSVLAIAQRDIKRMLAYSSVGQIGYIVLGAAMANRTAMTGSLLHILNHALMKGALFLVVGVVVYRTGILRIADLRGLGRKMPLTMGAFTVAALSMIGVPLTVGFVSKWYLALGALEAGMWYVVAVILLSSVLTAVYFWRIVESIYFGEPVAEESWAPAGPEGAASASGREAPWSMLLPTLVMAGLCVVFGIATSVPVEVAHRAADMLLSRGL
- a CDS encoding monovalent cation/H+ antiporter subunit D family protein — protein: MASVQSPLPLLAVLVSLVGALLIRLSRGHPNLRETWTILAAVGKFAIVASMVPLVLRGEELSFRLFALFPGLEVAFRVDALGVFFALTASFLWIITSFYSIGYMRAEGEHAQTRYFVCFAVSLSATMGVAFAANLLTTFIFYEVLTLVTFPLVGHEETPEAMQGARKYLVYLLGTSLLFLLSAVVFTYWAAGTLDFAPGGLFPAAVQRGVLIAIFVLFVLGVAKAAMMPLHSWLPAAMVAPTPVSALLHAVAVVKTGVFVMVRVALYVFGAGVLRDMGLGTALAYYASFTIVVASLIALKQDNLKLRLAYSTVSQLSYIVLGAALLSPSAITGSVMHIVLHAFGKITLFFTAGAIAVATHKTRVSELDGIGRRMPFTMAAFSLGAVSMIGIPPLGGFISKWYLAQGSVEAAEPGFLIVLAASTVLNACYFLPIVHRAFFRPLPEGEAAGLREAPLFMVAPLVLTALGAMALFFRPSLFLDLAGMVAGGVLGGG